A region of candidate division KSB1 bacterium DNA encodes the following proteins:
- a CDS encoding DUF2442 domain-containing protein: protein MWNMNEVKRIEYKSNYVYFVEFDDGSNGDVDFSEYIGKGPVFEPFREQEFFQRATIEGGTISWPNGVDIAPETLYEKLIALNR, encoded by the coding sequence AATATGAATGAAGTAAAGAGGATCGAGTATAAAAGCAATTATGTGTACTTTGTCGAATTTGATGATGGTTCGAACGGAGATGTGGATTTTTCAGAATATATTGGTAAAGGTCCCGTATTCGAACCATTTAGGGAACAGGAGTTTTTTCAAAGAGCGACAATCGAAGGTGGTACGATTTCATGGCCAAATGGAGTTGACATTGCGCCTGAGACATTGTATGAAAAGTTAATTGCACTCAACCGCTAG
- a CDS encoding nucleotidyltransferase domain-containing protein has translation MDPKEIIHLLKIFKEENKNKYHIKKIGIFGSVAKDRMNEKSDIDIVVNLTKQDLFELIGIKQDLEERLKCPIDIVSYRKTMNSFLKKRIDEEAVYV, from the coding sequence ATGGATCCTAAAGAAATAATTCACCTATTGAAAATATTTAAAGAAGAAAATAAGAATAAATATCATATAAAAAAAATTGGAATTTTTGGATCAGTTGCTAAAGATAGAATGAATGAGAAAAGTGATATTGATATTGTTGTAAATTTGACAAAACAGGACTTGTTTGAATTAATCGGTATTAAGCAGGATTTAGAGGAAAGACTAAAATGTCCAATCGATATTGTTAGTTATAGGAAAACAATGAATTCATTCCTTAAAAAACGAATCGATGAGGAAGCAGTTTATGTATGA
- a CDS encoding antitoxin has product MEIAKSYITDEEGSIKSVVIDFKTFKRLENILLDQGLAKAMNEVESDNEHSIDDAKLLVKE; this is encoded by the coding sequence ATGGAAATTGCAAAATCCTATATTACTGATGAGGAGGGTTCCATCAAAAGTGTGGTTATTGACTTCAAAACATTTAAAAGACTAGAAAACATTTTACTTGATCAGGGGCTTGCCAAGGCAATGAACGAAGTAGAAAGTGACAACGAACATTCAATTGATGACGCTAAGCTCTTGGTAAAAGAATAA
- a CDS encoding DUF86 domain-containing protein codes for MYDKELAKEILNQIYHATELILQRFESIHNVTDFTNSTAGMEKLDSICMQLIVIGEGLKNFDKVTENSILSKYRQIEWKKAKGLRDIITHHYIDINAEAIYDICKHKIDKLAETVNKILEDIE; via the coding sequence ATGTATGATAAAGAACTTGCTAAAGAAATACTAAATCAAATTTATCATGCAACAGAGCTTATTTTGCAACGGTTTGAGTCAATTCATAATGTTACTGATTTTACAAATAGCACAGCTGGAATGGAAAAACTAGATTCTATTTGTATGCAGCTTATAGTAATTGGTGAGGGATTAAAAAATTTTGATAAAGTTACTGAAAACTCTATTTTGTCAAAATATCGCCAAATCGAATGGAAGAAAGCAAAAGGATTAAGGGATATTATTACTCATCACTATATTGACATCAATGCTGAAGCTATTTATGACATATGTAAACATAAAATAGATAAATTAGCAGAAACCGTTAATAAAATATTAGAAGATATTGAATGA